GTTCCGGCGTGATGTTCACTATTGATACCGAGACCGGCTTCCGCGACGCCGTCCTCATCAGCGCCGCTTATGGCCTCGGCGAAAACGTGGTGCAAGGCTCGGTCACTCCGGACGAGTACGTCGTCTTCAAGCCCACCCTGAAGACCGGCCACCGGCCAATTCTGCAAAGAACCGTGGGCAGCAAGGAATTTAAGCTCGTGTATGACCTGGGCGGCGGGAAGATGGTCAAGAATGTCCCCGTACCACCCGCCGATCGCTCGCGGTTGTCACTGACCGACGACGAGGTGCTCGAACTCGCGCGCTGGGGCTGCCTTGTTGAGGATCATTACTCCGCCAAGCGTGGCCAACCTGCCCCGATGGACTTGGAGTGGGCCAAGGATGGGATTACCGGCGAGCTATTCATCGTGCAGGCGCGGCCCGAGACCGTGCAGTCCCGTAAGAATCTCGACGTGCTGGAGTCCTATCAATTGGGCCAGCGGAGCCCTGTGCTAATTACCGGGAGAAGCGTCGGCGAAAAGATCGCCACGGGGCGGGTGCGGGTCATCAAGAGCGCGCAGTACATCGGCCAGTTTCAGGAGGGCGAAGTGCTTGTTACCGACAAGACCGACCCCGACTGGCAACCCATCATGAAAAAAGCCGCCGCCATCGTCACGAACCGTGGTGGCCGCACGTGCCATGCCGCCATCGTCAGCCGCGAATTAGGCGTACCGGCCGTCGTCGGCACTGAGCACGGCACGGACACACTGAAGGACGGCCAGTTGGTCACCGTGAGCTGCGCCGAGGGCGACACTGGAATTGTTTACGAAGGAGTGCTGCCCTATGAGGTGAAACGCACGAGCCTCAAGTCGCTCGGTCAGCCGCGCACAAAGGTGATGATGAACCTGGCCAATCCTGAGGAAGCCTTCTCGCTGTCCTTCATCCCCAACGAAGGCGTCGGCCTCGCGCGGATGGAGTTCATCATCACGACCTACATCAAGATCCACCCGCTTGCGCTGGTTGACTTCGAGCGGCTTGACGACCGAATGGCCAAAGCCGAGATCGAGCGATTGACGACAGGCTACACCGACAAGCCGCAGTTTTTCGTGGACAGGCTGGCGCAGGGCGTCGGGATGCTTGCCGCTGCGTTTTATCCCAAGGATGTGGTTCTGCGTCTTAGCGACTTCAAGACCAATGAATACGCGAATCTCATCGGCGGCAAAACCTACGAGCCAGACGAGGAGAACCCGATGCTCGGCTTTCGGGGAGCCAGCCGGTACTACCATCCCCGCTACCAGGCGGGCTTCGCACTCGAATGTCGCGCTGTGACAAAAGTGCGTGACGAGATGGGCCTCACCAATCTTAAACTGATGATTCCATTCTGCCGCACGGTAGAGGAAGGCCGTCGAGTGCAGGCCGAAATGGCAAAGCACGGACTGCGGCGGGGAGAGAATGGGCTGGAGATTTACGTCATGTGCGAAATCCCCAGCAACGTCATCCTTGCCGACGAGTTCGCCGACCTCTTCGATGGCTTCAGCATCGGCTCGAACGACCTCACCCAACTCATTCTAGGCGTCGACCGCGACAGCGACATTGTCGCACCGCTATTCGACGAGCGCAACCCAGCGGTGAAAAAGATGATCGCCCAGGTAATCGCCACCTGCCGTGCCCGGGGTCGCAAAATTGGCATCTGCGGTCAGGCCCCCAGCGACTACCCGGAGTTCGCGCAGTTTTTGGTCGAGCAAGGTATCGACAGCATCTCGCTCAACCCTGACACCGTGCTGAAAACCATCCTGGCGATTCTGAAACAAGAGAACGCTTGAAACTCGCAAATCGTTTATTTCATTCCCTTAACTGAAAGGATTATCTGTCATGCTCAAACGCATTCTCGTGGGCCTTGGCGGCACGGAGTATACCGTGTCCGCGATCAACCAAGCCGTCGCGCTAGCGATGGCGCACGATGCCGAAGTGACCGGCGTCAGTATCATCGACGAAGGCCGCCTGACCTATTCTGGACCAGTCCCGATTGGTGGTGGTCATTACGCTCACGAACTCGCCAACGACCGCCTAGAGAAAGCAAAGGAACGCGGTGAGTGGGCCGAGCACGAGTTCACTGAAGCGTGCCGAGCGGCCGGCGTGCGGCATCAAGTGTTGCATGAGGTCGGTGAACCGTTCACGCTGCTGATTGATCAGGCACGTTACCACGACCTGATGATCTTCGGCCTGCGGAGTCTGTTCGAGTTTGATCTCGTCCCCGATCCACACAACGCCCTGGTGCGACTGGTGCAAGCGGGTGTCCGCCCACTTCTCGCCGTCTCGAAGGGTTTCTATCCGGTGAAGAAGGTGCTGATCGCCTACAGCGGCTCAATGGAGTCCGCCAAAGCCATGAAGCGGTTTGTGCAGATGCGACTGTGGCCCGAGGCCAAACTACGGATCGTGACCTTTGAGCACGCAGCCGAAAAGGCGGAGCAACTCGTGCGCGACGCGGCGGAGTACTGCCGAGCACACGGATTTGAACCGGAGGAAGCATTCGTTCCTGACTCCGCGAGGGCCCATCTGCTTCCCTATGCAGAAGAGTGGGGGGCGGACCTGACGGTTGTGGGCAATAGTGCGAAGAACCTGCTGTTGCGACGCATCTTTGGTGAGACCGCCTTGCACGCGATCCAGAACGCGAGCCGGCCGTTGTTTCTGGCGCAGTAGCATGCTGAAGTCGTGAAGTTGAACGGGTGTATCGCGGACTCGCAAATGGGAGCAGAGACGATGACCACTTCTGAGATCGGTTATAAGCAGATTCTCGTCGCAACGGATTTCTCGCCACATGCCGACGCGGCGCTCAAGCAGGCCGTGTGGCTTGCAAGACAGACCGGCGCTGGCATCGTGTTAGCGCATACGTTGCCGGACTTACGGCGGGCAGTGCATTCGTCGTCGTATAAGGCACGTCTGGATTTGCTGTATGGCGAAGGCGATCTATTCCAGCGTGAAATTCGCCAGGAGTCCGACACGAAGATGCGCCGGTCGATTGTGAATCTGAATGCGATGGATCTCGACGTGAAGTTTGAGACGCTCTTGGGCGAACCGTTCGTCGAGATCACCCATGCTGTGCAACAGGAAGGCTACGATCTCGTGCTTGCCGGCACGCGGGGTTTGGCCGCATGGGAGCAATTCTTTGTGGGAAGCACTGCCAAGCTGCTTATTCGGAAGTGCCCAGCGAGTGTGTGGATCGCGAAGGAAGAGCATGACGGCCCGCCGAAAGTTGTGTTGGCGTCGACCGACTTCTCCGAGGTGAGCTTCAAAGCTGTAAAGCAGGCGCTTTGGGTAGCCCAGCAGGCGGAGGCCGAATTCCACCTGCTGCACGTCGTTGATTCAATGGATGTACCCGAAGACGTCATCTCAAAGATTCCAGAGGGGAGTTCGCTTCGAAATGAAATCAATGCGGAAGCTCAAAAGCGGCTTGAGTCGTTCGTCGATTCGGTGGCGACCGATCGTAGTCGCATTCGCCTTCACTTGGATTGGGGAACGCCCTGGAAAGACATTTGCCGAACTGCTCGGAACGTGCGCGCCGACCTGATTGCGTTGGGGACAGTCGGCCGGAGCGGCATCAATGGGTTATTGCTCGGCAATACGGCGGAAAAGGTGCTTAACACTTGCGATTGCAGCGTTCTGACCGTCAAGCCCGATAGTTTTGTGTCGCCGATCGCTCCTGCGTGTTGGCCATTACATCCTGAACCCCTTGCCTAAGAGGCTGTCTGAAAATCAAGCTTTTGCTTTGCGTTTGCCTGCTCTGCGGAGCATGAGCCAGATCATGCTGACTTAGATCATCGCTTCACTAGTTTCGGGAAGCTATTCGTAGTCGCGGCTGTGGCGACGATATTGGCTCAGCCAAGCGAAGGTACGTTCGACGATCCAGCGTTTGGGGAGAAGTTGAAATCCGGCCGCAGCGGTTGGCTTTACGATTTCCAAGTTCCAACGGACCGAATCCCAAAACCAGTCGACCAGCTGGCCTGCGTAGCCGCCGTCGGCGAACACGGTTCGCAAGCGAGGAAGCGTGCTGTGCGCCAAGACATTTGGGACTTTCGTCGCGAGTTCGCCAATCGGATGGCTACCCTCCTCTGTCCCGTTGAGTTTCACACCGACGTGTTCTCGGTGATTATTGAGGGATGACCTCAACCACCCGGACCCAGCGCCGGTATGATCATCGCCTGCGAGAGATGGTCTGCAACAGCAAGAACATCGCCGCGGCAGTCGGGTTCGGAGTACCCCGATCTACAGCGCGAGGCTGGCTCGCGCCGAGGGCGATGTTCGTGTCCTGGTGGCGCGTTCTCAAACATCAGTAGCTGTACCTGAACACGGTCGACACATTGGCAACGGTAGGGAAGCTGGTCGCGTTTTACGTGGACCAGTGCAATTCTCATCTTCCGCACGCCGCGTTTCATGGCCAGACACCAGACGAGATGTACTTTGGCACGGGGCCGAAGTTCCGAAACGACTCCAGGCGGCCAGAGCCGCAGCACGGCATGCTCGCTTAGCCGCCAATCGTGCCCTGCGTTGCCAAAGCTGCAGCCAGTCCGTTGCCGCCATTGACTGATGTCGGTCGAGTGAGGAATCTGCCCAAACCATTCGCAGGATTTGCACGGACCGCAAGGACTGCTGGTTGTCGAAGGTATCGAAAATCCCTCCGTCCAGGCGTCCCCACGGAATTCCGAAATGCTGTACATGTCCAATGCTTGGCTCCCGCGTCTTCGGTGGCGAGAACTCGCGGGAAAAGTCCCGAATGTCGTGACACTCAGCACGGCTCGAAATCCCGCTTATTGGTTCGTCGGCAAAGCCGATCTTTACGTGCCCCACCATGCCGCACGCCCAGCACTCGACGCATGGCAGCATGGCCACCACCCAGGTGCAAGCATTGCCGATCGGCAAATTGCGAATCAGCCTCGTCGAAGCACATCCGGGCTGTCGTACACACTACAGCACACTCAATGCGCCTGCGGCCGAGCATGCACGAGCAACTGCTTCAGCTCCCGTTCGACGTTCGTGATCTGATAGCCATGTAACCCAAGAATCTGATACAAAGCCTGATGGGACATGTCGGTGCTCCAAGAGAAGGTGTGGAAACCCCTTTGAGAGAAACGCATGTCCCGCTACTTTGACACCCCCCGCCAGGTACCTCACCCACCCCAGCGCCACGCTTTTCAACCGCCGCGCGCTGCACTATTCGACCGTCGTTTACACCTTGGCAGGAGTACCGGTCGAGGCAATTGAAGGCGATCACTGCAAACCGGTGGCAATCTAACTGTCGGTACTAGGGGATTGCTACGGCAGCCTCATACTGTGCAAGGGCTTGGAAATAGTCGAGAAGAGCTTCGATTTCGAGGTAGCGTGCGTCGAGCTCGGCGCTTTCCTGGATCGCGATTCGTAACACATCACTGTTACCGAGTTCGAAGCTTCGGTACTCGGCTTTGACCAGTTTCCGAGCCAGCTCCACGCTTTGACGGGTCCGCCCAATCCGCTCGTAGGCTGCAATCATGGCGGAGTGGGCGTCTTGAACTTCGGAGACAATCTTATTGACAGTGAATTCTCGCTTGAGCGACAACTGCGACAGTTTTCCCTGGGCAGATTGAATCTTGCCGTAAGCTTTGTTCCTTTGCAGCGGAACATCGAAAAGAAGCCCGGCTTCTAGCTCAAAAGGGGTTTTGTCTCCTTTGGTGCTGGCCGGGCCGCCGACGTCCTTGGAAGCTTCCATGACAGCGGTCAAGTTGGGCAGCAGTTCATTTTCGGATTGTTGCAAGTCGACGGCGACGATCTCTCGGATGACTGTTAATTCCCGTAGTTCGGGACGTTGATCAACGGCTCGGCTGATGTCGGAGTCCAAATCAAAACCGCTCGGATCGGTTGGCTCCGGAAATCGAGTGGGAAGTTCGCGGGTCGAGGGAAGGATGGGATCGCCGGCATCATCTCGGAGGAACAGCGAAAGTTTAATCGCCGAGCTCTGCAGCTTACGGTTGGCTTCGATCAACTTGGCTTGCCGCGATGCGATCAAACGCTCGTTTTGTTGCAGTTCCGTTTGAGGAAGATTGCCGAGTTCCACCTGTCGGCGTATCGCCCGGTCACGCTCCTCCGCGACATCGAGCAATTCCTGAGTCACGAGATACGCTTGTCCGGCAGCTACCCAGGACCAATAGACATAGGCCGCAATCTGCACAGATTCGAGAATCTGCCGTTCAACTTGCGGAGTAACCACGGCGGCTTGGAGATCGGCGCGAGCTATCTCGGCTCGCCGTTCATCAATGGCTCGTCCGCGCAAGAGCGGAGCGGCCAGGCCCAATTTGAACTCACCTCCATCGTTTGTTTCGCGTTCGCCGTACCAGGGCTGAAAATCGCCATTGCCGATGCGGTACTGTCCATAGATCGCTCCGCCCATCCATGTCGCTTGTTCTGCCTTCACCGCGTGCCGATAGTTCTTGTAATAGCCCTGCGGCATGTTCAGCGATTCGGCAACCAACTTTACGTCGAAAACGCCCCGTGCCGACTGCTGTTTGCCAGCCGCGATCCGCGCCTCCTCCATGACACTCTGAATCAGAGGGAACTTCTCCACGACCGAAGTCTTCACCCGCTCCAGTTGCAGCAGCGGGGGTGCAAGTGTTTGATCTTGGCTAAAGCTGGGGACAATCGCGTCGAGCCGCTGGCGAGGTGTCGCCTCGGGGCTCAAGTTGGGGGCGACGAGTTGGTTCCGCTCCGGCGGAATCGCCTCCCGGGGCAGGTCGTCTTGCTTGGGAGGCGGAAGTTCCTGGGGGGTAGCGTCGGACTGGGTCGCTTGAGCCACGGTCTCAACCGGCGTGTTTTTCGGATTGGATTTCTCTGCGGGGCTCTTGCTCATCTCCAGGATTTCATTTGCCGCGCCGTCCTTAAACACCTGGCAGCCGCCCGCACAGATCAGGCTCAAGACCAGGAAAATATCCGACATCCGTGTCATTTCGGCAGCTTCACTTTCTGCTTGTCTTTATCCCCGCCTGCAGACTTGGGCTCATCGGTGGAAATAACGGGCGGAAAGCCGTTTAGTTGCCGCCACAGTTCGTACCCCAGCGAGACCTCGTTGAGCAAAATCCAGCCGTTGGCACGGGCCCCTTGTCGCAGAAATTGCTCGTCCGGCCAAGGGTGTTCGGTCGTAGGCCGGACCAGGACCCTGAATTTTCCTTTGCCGTCATCGGTTGCATCAATGGCAATAACTTCACCCCCAAACGTTCCCACAGCCACGCTCGGCCACCCAGCAAATTGCACTGCTGGCCAGCCCTCGAACTGCAGGCGGACCTCGCGCTGAAGGCGGACGAGCGGTACGTCGTTGCCATTGATCCATAGTTCGACTGCCTGTTCCGATGTTTCGGGGACAATGGTGAAGAGGGGATCACCTTCCTTCAGCATTTGCGCGTAGTCGGAAACATGGATGCGATAGAGGATCCCATCGCGTGGGGCAGTTACTTGCCGACGACCAAATTGGGCTGTTTTTCCCTGGATTTCGGCGAGTTCTTTCCGCGAAAGTGCTTCTTCACCTTGGGCCTGCTGATGTTTAGCCTCGGCTTCTTGAATTTTAGTCGTCGCTTCGCGCGTCTTCGCTTCACCCTCGGCTTGCTTGGCCTTCTGCTCGCTTTTGCTAGCAGCGACGTAGTTTTCCGCGGCCCGCCGTTTCGCGACTGCCTGTTCGTATTTGGTCTGGGCCTCTTGTGCTTTCAAGTTGCCGACGATCCCCTCCTTGGCGAGCGTACTCTGCCGCTGATGATCGAGTTCAAGCTGCCACTCAGCTGTTTTGGCCGCAGATAAATCTGCTTCGGCAGCTTGAATTTTCTGCTCCGCAACAGCGAGCAACTGCTGATACGACTCGGTAATCAGAGTACGGGACTGGCGATACTCTTCAATCTGCGAGAAATATGACTTGACCTTCTCGACGGCAAACGAAAGCTTCTGCTCGGTCGCGGTCACTTGCTGATTGAGTCGAAATGCCCGTTCAGCATCATTGTCATCGATTTCTAAGATTAGCTGGCCTTTGGTAACCATCGCCCCTTCGACGATGTTCTCGCCCCAACGGGCGACACGCCCATAGACGGGTGCTTCGACGGTTTGGGGACGTTCGGTCGGATGGTAGGCGATGACTCGGCCCGCGCCGCGTGACGTTTGCTGCCACGGCAGAAAGAGCATGCCGAAGATCGAAGCGACTAGGGCAATTGACAGTAGAACCGCCAGTGTTCGCGCACCAATAGATGGACGGACGAGTTGCATTGATCGAAGATGGGCGAAGGAGTTAACCCTGGGATTTGTAATCGCAGTCATTGTTTGGATCGTTAAAGGGAAACAAGATTAAGGCGGGGCAACGACTGCGGAGCCGACAACAGATTGTTGTTAGCGAGTGAATTGGGATCTTTTGCTGGCTGAAGTGGAATCGTACGGTCACAGAGTTCAAACAGACTCTCGCGGCTGGTGACGAGAATCACCGTGCACGAACGATCGGGTGTCGCAATTGCGTCAAACACAAATCGCAGATGGATTTCGGAAAGTTGATCCAGAATCGAATCAATGAGGATCAACCTCGGCCGGCCCGCGATCGCCCGCGCTAGCATCAGCCGAATTGCCTGACTGTTCGAAATCGTCCCACCACCCAGCGGCACGCGAGCTTCAAGTCCCCCTTCAAGAGCCATGATCTCATTCCACAAGCCGACCGCTTCTAGTGCACTGCGAACCTGCTGGTGGTTAACGCTGTCGCGGTGTAAGTGGATGTTTTCAGCAATGGTTCCTTCAAGAATTTCGATGGAGTGTACGAGCGCGACCTGCTCTCGCAACCTTTGCGGGGCGACGGATCGCAAATCCAGAGAATCGAATTCCACGTATCCATGCGATGGTTCCTGCGAGGCGTAAAGCATTTCGAGGATCGAACTCTTGCCGCTTCCCGCGGGGCCGGTAATGGCCACACGCTCACCCGCTTCGATGGTCATGGTTAACGCTGGAGAGCATTGAGCCTTACCGAGTTCGAGTTCTACGCCATGCAATTGCACTCTCGCTCCCAAGCGGTGCCGGGGTGGCGTAATTCCCTCGCTACGTTCGGTGGGAAGATCGAACAAATGCCCTAGCTTGTCGCAGGCAGCGAGCAGGTCATAGTAACTCTCCATGTGCTTTCCCAACTTGGCAAACGAACCCACAACGACTGCCACGATCAATTCGGACGCCACGAGTTGTCCCAGCGTCAATTGCCCATTGATTACGAGGAAGCCGCCGATGCCCAACAAGCAGGCCGCAGCAATCGCCTGCAATCCGAGGGTGAAAATAATCTGTCGAAACAAAACGTGAAAATGGGACTGACGTGCTTCGAGATAAGCAACCGTGAGCTCGTCAGCCTTCTCCATTGCCTGTGGCAAACCGCCCCCCAGTTTGAACGTCGTCGGATACAACGCGAGCTGCTGTAACCACGCAGCAACGGCGTACTTTTTGTACGACTCCTCGATGGCAGAGCTAACTGCACCACGACCGAGAGCAAAGACAGCGAAGAGCACTGCAGCCACCAACACCAGGTTGAATCCCAGTAAGAAGGGATGGTAAAACGCCAGCACAATCATGCCGATAAAGGCGGTGATCACGATCGTGATTCCGTCGAGCACCAACAGGGCTCCCGACTTCTGCACTGTGATCACTTCAAAAAAGCGATTCAACAGTTCCGGACCGTGTCCCTTGGCAAAGGCATCGCGATTGACGCGGGGTATCC
Above is a window of Anatilimnocola aggregata DNA encoding:
- the ppsA gene encoding phosphoenolpyruvate synthase — protein: MNQSTQPGRQTHSASAPHAFIKWFADIAIGEIPLVGGKNASLGEMVRELTGKGVKVPDGFAITAEAFRHFIREARLDERIRTTLSDLDTHDMANLSQRGHAVRQAILSATLPRDLEYEIAGAYRQLQGNNAVPLDVAVRSSATAEDLPDASFAGQQETYLNVQGVAALLETSKRCFASLFTDRAISYRVDKGFDHFKIALSIGVQRMVRSDLACSGVMFTIDTETGFRDAVLISAAYGLGENVVQGSVTPDEYVVFKPTLKTGHRPILQRTVGSKEFKLVYDLGGGKMVKNVPVPPADRSRLSLTDDEVLELARWGCLVEDHYSAKRGQPAPMDLEWAKDGITGELFIVQARPETVQSRKNLDVLESYQLGQRSPVLITGRSVGEKIATGRVRVIKSAQYIGQFQEGEVLVTDKTDPDWQPIMKKAAAIVTNRGGRTCHAAIVSRELGVPAVVGTEHGTDTLKDGQLVTVSCAEGDTGIVYEGVLPYEVKRTSLKSLGQPRTKVMMNLANPEEAFSLSFIPNEGVGLARMEFIITTYIKIHPLALVDFERLDDRMAKAEIERLTTGYTDKPQFFVDRLAQGVGMLAAAFYPKDVVLRLSDFKTNEYANLIGGKTYEPDEENPMLGFRGASRYYHPRYQAGFALECRAVTKVRDEMGLTNLKLMIPFCRTVEEGRRVQAEMAKHGLRRGENGLEIYVMCEIPSNVILADEFADLFDGFSIGSNDLTQLILGVDRDSDIVAPLFDERNPAVKKMIAQVIATCRARGRKIGICGQAPSDYPEFAQFLVEQGIDSISLNPDTVLKTILAILKQENA
- a CDS encoding universal stress protein, coding for MLKRILVGLGGTEYTVSAINQAVALAMAHDAEVTGVSIIDEGRLTYSGPVPIGGGHYAHELANDRLEKAKERGEWAEHEFTEACRAAGVRHQVLHEVGEPFTLLIDQARYHDLMIFGLRSLFEFDLVPDPHNALVRLVQAGVRPLLAVSKGFYPVKKVLIAYSGSMESAKAMKRFVQMRLWPEAKLRIVTFEHAAEKAEQLVRDAAEYCRAHGFEPEEAFVPDSARAHLLPYAEEWGADLTVVGNSAKNLLLRRIFGETALHAIQNASRPLFLAQ
- a CDS encoding universal stress protein; this translates as MTTSEIGYKQILVATDFSPHADAALKQAVWLARQTGAGIVLAHTLPDLRRAVHSSSYKARLDLLYGEGDLFQREIRQESDTKMRRSIVNLNAMDLDVKFETLLGEPFVEITHAVQQEGYDLVLAGTRGLAAWEQFFVGSTAKLLIRKCPASVWIAKEEHDGPPKVVLASTDFSEVSFKAVKQALWVAQQAEAEFHLLHVVDSMDVPEDVISKIPEGSSLRNEINAEAQKRLESFVDSVATDRSRIRLHLDWGTPWKDICRTARNVRADLIALGTVGRSGINGLLLGNTAEKVLNTCDCSVLTVKPDSFVSPIAPACWPLHPEPLA
- a CDS encoding transposase; amino-acid sequence: MKLNGTEEGSHPIGELATKVPNVLAHSTLPRLRTVFADGGYAGQLVDWFWDSVRWNLEIVKPTAAAGFQLLPKRWIVERTFAWLSQYRRHSRDYE
- a CDS encoding TolC family protein; translated protein: MTRMSDIFLVLSLICAGGCQVFKDGAANEILEMSKSPAEKSNPKNTPVETVAQATQSDATPQELPPPKQDDLPREAIPPERNQLVAPNLSPEATPRQRLDAIVPSFSQDQTLAPPLLQLERVKTSVVEKFPLIQSVMEEARIAAGKQQSARGVFDVKLVAESLNMPQGYYKNYRHAVKAEQATWMGGAIYGQYRIGNGDFQPWYGERETNDGGEFKLGLAAPLLRGRAIDERRAEIARADLQAAVVTPQVERQILESVQIAAYVYWSWVAAGQAYLVTQELLDVAEERDRAIRRQVELGNLPQTELQQNERLIASRQAKLIEANRKLQSSAIKLSLFLRDDAGDPILPSTRELPTRFPEPTDPSGFDLDSDISRAVDQRPELRELTVIREIVAVDLQQSENELLPNLTAVMEASKDVGGPASTKGDKTPFELEAGLLFDVPLQRNKAYGKIQSAQGKLSQLSLKREFTVNKIVSEVQDAHSAMIAAYERIGRTRQSVELARKLVKAEYRSFELGNSDVLRIAIQESAELDARYLEIEALLDYFQALAQYEAAVAIP
- a CDS encoding HlyD family secretion protein, coding for MLFLPWQQTSRGAGRVIAYHPTERPQTVEAPVYGRVARWGENIVEGAMVTKGQLILEIDDNDAERAFRLNQQVTATEQKLSFAVEKVKSYFSQIEEYRQSRTLITESYQQLLAVAEQKIQAAEADLSAAKTAEWQLELDHQRQSTLAKEGIVGNLKAQEAQTKYEQAVAKRRAAENYVAASKSEQKAKQAEGEAKTREATTKIQEAEAKHQQAQGEEALSRKELAEIQGKTAQFGRRQVTAPRDGILYRIHVSDYAQMLKEGDPLFTIVPETSEQAVELWINGNDVPLVRLQREVRLQFEGWPAVQFAGWPSVAVGTFGGEVIAIDATDDGKGKFRVLVRPTTEHPWPDEQFLRQGARANGWILLNEVSLGYELWRQLNGFPPVISTDEPKSAGGDKDKQKVKLPK
- a CDS encoding peptidase domain-containing ABC transporter, with amino-acid sequence MTPLQRLISLLRPEATDIAVVVLFSVVVGILSLAMPITVEALVNTVAFGRYLQPLFILAMMLFTFLGFAAILKGLQTYISEVIQRRIFVRVVAYLAERIPRVNRDAFAKGHGPELLNRFFEVITVQKSGALLVLDGITIVITAFIGMIVLAFYHPFLLGFNLVLVAAVLFAVFALGRGAVSSAIEESYKKYAVAAWLQQLALYPTTFKLGGGLPQAMEKADELTVAYLEARQSHFHVLFRQIIFTLGLQAIAAACLLGIGGFLVINGQLTLGQLVASELIVAVVVGSFAKLGKHMESYYDLLAACDKLGHLFDLPTERSEGITPPRHRLGARVQLHGVELELGKAQCSPALTMTIEAGERVAITGPAGSGKSSILEMLYASQEPSHGYVEFDSLDLRSVAPQRLREQVALVHSIEILEGTIAENIHLHRDSVNHQQVRSALEAVGLWNEIMALEGGLEARVPLGGGTISNSQAIRLMLARAIAGRPRLILIDSILDQLSEIHLRFVFDAIATPDRSCTVILVTSRESLFELCDRTIPLQPAKDPNSLANNNLLSAPQSLPRLNLVSL